Proteins encoded within one genomic window of Lysinibacillus sphaericus:
- a CDS encoding HesB/YadR/YfhF family protein has translation MNIALTAQALQWFKNEMEVEKGDSIRFYARYGGSSPFHEGFSLGMTREEPIEIGVQTVVDDVTYYIDEKDLWFFNDYTLHVDVDEQLHELKYDYKK, from the coding sequence ATGAATATCGCACTGACAGCGCAAGCTTTACAATGGTTTAAAAATGAAATGGAAGTCGAAAAAGGTGATTCAATTCGCTTTTATGCTAGATATGGCGGCTCAAGTCCATTTCATGAAGGTTTTTCCCTAGGGATGACACGTGAAGAACCGATTGAGATAGGCGTTCAAACTGTAGTAGACGATGTCACATACTATATTGACGAAAAAGATTTATGGTTTTTTAACGATTATACCTTACACGTTGATGTAGACGAACAACTTCACGAATTAAAGTATGACTATAAAAAATAA
- a CDS encoding spore germination protein, whose translation MPVSENNNTSQQPLTNLLHTSLSENIFTIKEALGHSNDVIIREIIIDKLGCLSIAIINIDGISDKTVITDFILENLLLEIDNEPENKIDNINDYMKKHCLAVGDVKDLFDFTALFTSILNGETVILLEGQSVAIGTDTKNAKDRAVTEPQTESVIRGPRESFTETLRTNTALIRRKIKSPNLWIKSRVIGEVTQTDVAVMYINGIANDKIVQEVLDRLDRIKIDGVLETGYIEDFIQDSKYSIFPMIYNTERPDVIAGELLEGRIAILVDGTPLVLTVPVVFTSFLQAAEDYYQNWIISSLIRLLRFFGISLALIMPSLYVAITTFHQEMLPTPMLISIASQREGVPFPAVVEALIMEVAFEILREAGLRMPRTIGPAVSIVGTLVIGQAAVEAGVVSAVMVIIVALTAICSFLFPSYGLSNTIRVLRFPLMILAAIFGLFGVMFGIMMIILHLCSLRSFGVPYMSPFGPLIVKDQKDAMVLFPRRKLLTRPRLVSQKNNVREQQYHEKKN comes from the coding sequence ATGCCCGTTTCAGAAAACAACAATACCTCCCAACAGCCATTAACGAATTTACTGCACACTTCGCTTTCAGAAAATATTTTTACAATCAAAGAAGCACTTGGTCATAGTAATGATGTGATTATTCGTGAAATTATTATCGACAAACTTGGTTGTTTATCTATCGCCATTATCAACATTGATGGTATTTCTGACAAAACTGTTATTACGGATTTTATACTTGAAAATCTACTGCTTGAAATTGACAACGAACCGGAAAATAAAATTGACAACATAAATGACTATATGAAAAAACATTGTTTAGCGGTAGGTGATGTAAAAGATCTTTTTGATTTTACCGCATTATTTACGTCCATTTTAAATGGTGAGACCGTCATTTTATTAGAAGGGCAATCCGTGGCAATTGGAACAGATACTAAAAACGCAAAAGATCGAGCCGTCACCGAGCCACAAACAGAATCTGTGATTAGAGGGCCCCGCGAATCTTTTACTGAAACATTGCGGACCAACACAGCACTCATTCGTCGCAAAATAAAAAGCCCTAATCTTTGGATAAAATCTCGGGTCATAGGAGAGGTAACCCAAACAGATGTAGCTGTTATGTATATCAATGGCATAGCCAATGACAAAATTGTACAAGAGGTGCTTGACCGATTAGATCGAATTAAAATTGATGGTGTATTAGAAACCGGCTATATTGAGGATTTTATTCAGGACTCGAAATATTCCATATTTCCAATGATTTATAATACAGAACGGCCAGATGTTATTGCCGGTGAATTATTAGAAGGTCGAATTGCGATATTAGTGGATGGAACACCTCTTGTATTAACCGTCCCTGTCGTATTTACATCCTTTTTACAGGCTGCAGAAGATTATTACCAAAATTGGATTATTAGTTCCCTAATCCGCCTTTTACGTTTTTTTGGTATTTCGCTTGCATTAATTATGCCTTCTTTATATGTGGCTATTACGACCTTTCATCAAGAAATGCTTCCGACGCCAATGCTTATTAGTATCGCTTCACAGCGAGAAGGCGTGCCCTTCCCCGCCGTCGTTGAAGCACTAATTATGGAAGTTGCCTTTGAAATATTGCGAGAGGCAGGTCTACGGATGCCAAGAACGATTGGTCCAGCCGTATCCATTGTCGGTACGTTAGTAATAGGACAAGCTGCCGTGGAAGCTGGCGTAGTATCCGCGGTGATGGTCATTATCGTGGCATTAACAGCCATTTGTAGTTTCCTGTTTCCTTCTTACGGCTTATCAAATACGATTCGTGTCCTACGCTTCCCTCTTATGATATTAGCTGCGATTTTTGGTTTATTTGGGGTGATGTTCGGCATTATGATGATTATCCTTCATTTATGTAGTTTAAGATCTTTTGGTGTTCCATATATGAGTCCATTCGGGCCATTAATTGTAAAAGACCAAAAAGATGCGATGGTCTTGTTCCCACGCAGAAAGTTATTGACAAGACCCCGACTGGTTAGTCAAAAAAATAATGTTCGAGAACAACAATATCACGAAAAAAAGAACTAA
- the plsY gene encoding glycerol-3-phosphate 1-O-acyltransferase PlsY, producing MLNGLIILCAYLIGSIPSGLWIGKIFYKTDIREHGSGNLGATNTFRILGKKAGLVVTVMDVLKGTAAVLLVTLPVFADVTIHSLILGLVAVIGHMFPIFANFRGGKAVATSAGVLLGYSWPLFILLFITFIVTLKLTKIVSLTSMIAALVALIYSIIYYFVTGDFALGILVAFLFTFIIYRHRANISRIKNGTEPKVKWL from the coding sequence ATGTTAAACGGACTTATTATTTTATGTGCCTATCTCATCGGCTCTATACCTTCCGGGTTATGGATTGGCAAAATATTTTACAAAACAGATATTCGCGAGCATGGTAGTGGCAATTTAGGGGCTACCAATACTTTCCGTATATTAGGAAAAAAAGCGGGTTTAGTGGTGACGGTGATGGATGTTTTAAAAGGAACAGCAGCCGTGTTACTAGTGACGCTACCAGTATTTGCTGATGTCACGATCCACTCACTTATTTTAGGGCTTGTTGCGGTCATTGGACATATGTTCCCAATCTTTGCAAATTTCCGTGGCGGTAAAGCGGTTGCTACTTCAGCTGGCGTCCTTCTAGGCTATTCTTGGCCTCTATTCATTTTACTATTCATCACTTTTATCGTAACATTAAAGCTCACGAAAATTGTCAGCCTCACATCCATGATTGCGGCACTCGTCGCATTAATTTATTCGATAATCTATTATTTTGTGACAGGCGACTTTGCATTAGGGATTTTAGTAGCCTTTTTATTTACCTTTATCATTTATCGACACCGAGCAAATATTTCGCGCATTAAAAATGGCACGGAGCCAAAAGTTAAATGGCTTTAA
- a CDS encoding Ger(x)C family spore germination protein, whose protein sequence is MSNRKMILLFLILTLLLSGCWSKRELNELAIVVALGIDKVDEDFEVSIQVVDPSQISSKQPSSGRAPVVTYHAKGKSVFEAIRRMTTLTPRKPYFAHLQIVVIGEELAEAGLNEPLDFIARDHEFRNDFDLVVSHKTAAKEVLNVLTPIEKMPANKLLNSIKVSEKSWGSTLSVRTDELLNTLSGKEKSAVLSAVEIQGDLQLGIDQTNVERIKTPVILKYAGIAMFKEDKLVGLLSEDDSIYFNYLNNKIKSTVEVLACPKGGELSTEITSSSSKIKGTFKNGTPHITIKIDVTQNIGEVNCAINLTQNHTIQQIDKKTAEKIKAHTEKTLAIIQKNYKLDLLGFSEALHRSDPKKWEKIHKEWSTLYPTVPVTIHVQVTTQGLGTIQNSLLYNSKE, encoded by the coding sequence ATGTCAAACAGAAAGATGATTTTGTTATTCTTAATCCTCACTTTATTATTGAGTGGTTGCTGGAGTAAGCGAGAATTAAACGAATTAGCAATCGTCGTGGCACTAGGTATCGATAAGGTCGATGAGGATTTTGAAGTTTCCATTCAAGTAGTAGATCCGAGTCAAATTTCTTCAAAGCAACCATCCAGTGGACGCGCACCCGTTGTTACCTACCATGCTAAAGGAAAAAGTGTGTTTGAGGCCATTAGAAGAATGACAACGTTAACACCTCGGAAACCTTATTTTGCTCATTTGCAAATTGTCGTAATAGGTGAAGAATTAGCAGAGGCAGGCTTAAACGAACCACTAGATTTTATTGCAAGAGATCATGAATTTAGAAACGACTTTGATCTTGTAGTATCTCATAAAACAGCGGCAAAAGAAGTGCTGAATGTCTTAACACCTATTGAAAAAATGCCCGCCAATAAATTATTAAATTCGATCAAGGTGTCGGAAAAATCATGGGGCTCAACCTTATCTGTTCGCACAGATGAATTGCTCAACACCCTTAGTGGTAAAGAAAAAAGTGCCGTTTTATCAGCAGTTGAGATACAAGGAGATTTGCAATTAGGGATTGACCAAACCAATGTAGAAAGAATTAAAACACCTGTTATTTTAAAATATGCGGGTATCGCTATGTTTAAAGAGGATAAATTAGTCGGGTTATTATCAGAAGATGACAGTATTTATTTTAATTACTTGAATAACAAAATTAAAAGTACAGTAGAAGTTCTCGCGTGCCCTAAAGGTGGAGAGTTATCCACTGAAATTACGAGTTCGTCCTCCAAAATTAAAGGGACTTTCAAAAATGGTACGCCGCACATCACGATAAAAATTGATGTTACGCAAAATATTGGTGAAGTGAATTGTGCCATTAATTTAACCCAAAACCACACCATTCAACAGATCGACAAAAAGACAGCAGAAAAGATAAAAGCACATACAGAAAAAACTTTAGCTATTATTCAGAAAAATTATAAGCTCGATTTATTAGGTTTTAGCGAGGCACTCCATCGCAGCGATCCGAAAAAGTGGGAAAAGATTCATAAAGAATGGTCAACACTTTATCCAACTGTACCTGTTACG